From one Rhodamnia argentea isolate NSW1041297 chromosome 1, ASM2092103v1, whole genome shotgun sequence genomic stretch:
- the LOC115733600 gene encoding uncharacterized protein LOC115733600, with amino-acid sequence MDREQEERRSLGFFVVVKESIKIIFTWRKIFSQITLSFILPLALIFLAHMEISAILLAKIHHNKRPLSHSKANTPRYNKLPDFATLNTIDLLLFTVVDFVPVGAFSLLSTSAVVCTTTCVYTSKSITFGGVMRVLPKVWKRLLITYLWSFLGFFVYIVVSTASSYFFAIIPSPIIVPAQAFVFLMLYPSGLVYINVISGLADVISVVEDIYGIQAMFKSKNLIKGKLGVSLAINLLLLIVSMAIQIVFYVFVALGHGSGFLRLGVAILCFLFLLNLLLFAPVVQTVIYFVCKSYHHENIDKSPLVDHLEVHLLADYLPPQADNV; translated from the coding sequence ATGGATCGAGAGCAAGAGGAGAGGCGATCTCTTGGTTTCTTTGTCGTCGTCAAGGAATCCATCAAGATCATCTTCACATGGCGGAAGATCTTCAGCCAAATCACACTGTCCTTCATCCTCCCTCTTGCCCTCATCTTCTTAGCTCACATGGAGATTTCCGCCATCCTCCTTGCTAAGATCCACCACAACAAGCGTCCACTCAGCCACTCCAAAGCCAACACTCCCCGATACAACAAGCTCCCCGATTTCGCAACCTTGAACACAATCGACCTCTTGCTGTTCACGGTCGTCGACTTCGTCCCGGTTGgagccttttctcttctttccacgTCCGCGGTAGTGTGCACAACCACATGCGTGTACACCTCGAAATCCATCACTTTCGGGGGAGTGATGAGGGTCCTCCCGAAGGTGTGGAAGAGGCTCTTGATCACGTACTTATGGAGTTTTCTTGGTTTCTTCGTCTACATCGTCGTGTCTACAGCGAGCTCCTATTTCTTTGCTATTATTCCCTCTCCCATCATTGTACCGGCCCAAGCTTTCGTCTTCCTCATGTTATACCCGTCTGGGCTGGTGTATATCAATGTCATTTCGGGCTTGGCAGATGTGATTTCAGTGGTAGAGGACATCTATGGGATCCAGGCCATGTTCAAGAGCAAAAACCTGATCAAGGGTAAACTGGGGGTTTCGCTAGCCATCAACCTCTTGCTATTGATTGTGTCCATGGCAATCCAAATAGTGTTCTACGTCTTTGTGGCCCTGGGACATGGATCGGGGTTCCTAAGGTTAGGGGTTGCAATTCtctgtttcttgtttctgctcaATTTGCTCCTCTTCGCCCCCGTGGTGCAAACCGTGATCTACTTCGTGTGCAAGTCGTATCACCACGAGAACATCGACAAGTCGCCGCTGGTGGATCATCTTGAGGTCCATCTTTTGGCCGATTACCTTCCTCCTCAAGCCGACAACGTATAA